The region CCATTTGCCTTCTTGGCACGGCGCACCCCGCTCTCGTCGTGCGCGCCCCATTGCTTGAAGAAGAACGCAACGCCTTGGTCCTGGCACTGGTCACGCACACCTCGTGCCCAATCAGCACGCATGGGTCGTGCACCATGACCGGACTCACCGCCGACGATCACCCAATCTATACCCCGTAGGTCGAGCTTCAGCGGACCGAGCAACGGCTCACATGACAGGAATCGGACGTGAGCGTCGGTCGAGCGCAACGCGTCAATGCGCGTTGTAAAGCGCTGATTCTCCACACTCGAACCCATCCAGACGTTCGGTTGCCAAGGCAACGTTGAAGATAATGCGGCAGCACGCTCTGGTCGCTTCGTGAGCACCTGGAAGATGTGCCACGATGCTTCGGCCATTACATCGAAAACCTCTTTGATGAACTCATCCGGCACGCGTTCATGAAAGAGGTCGCTCATGGAATTCACGAAGATCATCTTCGGACGCTTCCACTCGAGAGGAAGCGAGAGACGTTCCTCCCAGATCCTTAGATCAAAGCCCTGCTCGTACGGGTGATTCGGAACTCCGCGGAACCGTTCGGCGAACGTCTCCGCGTAACAATGAGCACAGCCGGGCGAAACCTTCGTGCACCCGGTAACTGGATTCCAGGTTGCGTCCGTCCACTCGATCGAGGACAAGGTAGACATCCTCTTCTCCTGCCGCCGAGTATGATATCATCCTAGAACAAACGTTCGTCAAGGCCTCACACGACGTCACGAGCTCAAGGTCATCGCTCACCGCCCGACCGCGTCATAGTCAATGCGCCCCACGCGTTGATCTTGTTCCCTCGATAGGCGGCGAGCAACAACCATCGCCATCCGGTCCGCGTCGTTCCCGCTTCCAGCCTCCAACCTCCAGATCCCGCTACTCTGCCACCATGCCGGCATCTGACCTCATCGGCACGTGGGCGCTCCTTTCGACCGAATGGAAGCGCGCCGATGGCAAGCACGCGAATCCCTTCGGCGAGGGCGCGACGGGCATCCTCATCTACGACGCGTCCGGCCACATGTCGGCGCAGATCATGCGCGCCGGCCGGCCCGCACCGGGGGCCGCGGATCGCGCGGGAATCGACACGGCGATGGCGTCGGCGGTTGCCGGCTATGTCGCCTACTTCGGTGCGTTCACGATCGACGATGCAGAAGCGACCGTCACGCATCGGCTGATCGGCGCGGCGCACCCCGCATGGGTTGGCCTGGAATTCGTGCGCCGGTTCGAGATCGCAGGCGACGTCCTGACGCTGCGCGATGACCTGATCACCGCCGACGGTGTCGCGGTCGCCGCGGCGACCTCCTGGCAGCGGATCTCGTGATTACAAAGACGCACGGATCGCACTCGACGCCGCGTCCGGCGCCTTCGGCGAAAGCCCGCCCGTGCCGATGATCAATGAGCGCCCACGTGGCATTGCCACATGTGAAGGGCCTCCCTAAGATGCCATAGCACACGAACTACTCATGCGATAGACGAGGAGCGGCCGCCCGAATGCAAATCTCCGTCGAATCCGGGGACATTCAGAGTGTCGAAGCCGAATGTATCGTCGTGAACCTCTTCGAAGGCGTCACGGCTCCGGCCGGCGCCACCGGCGCGGTCAACGATGCGCTCTCGGGCGCCATCAGCGAACTGATCGCCGCCGGCGACGTGCGCGGCAAGCAGGGCGAGATGACGCTGTTGCACAGCTTCGGCAAACTGCCCGCAAAACGCGTGCTGATCGCCGGCCTCGGCAAGACCGGCGACTTCAACATCGACAAAGTGCGCGAGTTGAGCGCGAACGTCGCGCGCTTTCTGCGCGGCAAGCGCATCACCCGGTTCGCCACGATCGCGCACGGCGCGGGCATCGGCGGATTGGACGCCGAGTCGTGTACGCAGGCCCTCGCCGAAGGCGCGGTGCTGGGACTCTACCGGTTCGACCGTCACAAGAAGACCGACGACGATGCCATCGAGGTCGCGGCGATCACCCTCGTCGAGCACGACGCCACCCGCGTCGATGCGATGCACCGCGCGGCGGAGCGCGGCACGATCATGGCGGAAGCCGCCAACTTCGCGCGCGACCTGTCAAACGAGCCCTCGAACGTGCTGACACCGACGGAGTTCGCCGCGCGCACGGAGAAGATGGCAGCCGAGCACCAACTCGGGTTCACGGTCTTCGACCGCGCCAAGGCCGAAGAGATGGGAATGGGCGCGTTTCTCGGCGTCGCGAAGGGCAGCGCGCAACCGCCGAAGTTCATAATGCTCACGTACCGTGGCGGCGGCGAAGGCGCGACGCTCGGCCTGATCGGCAAGGGCATTACCTTCGACACGGGCGGCATCTCCATCAAGCCCGCCGCTGGCATGGAAGAGATGAAGGGCGATATGTCCGGCGGCGCCGCGGTCGTCGCGGCTATGATCGCGATTGCGCGGCTCAAGCCGAAGATCAACGTCACCGCGCTCGTGCCGGCGACCGAGAACATGCCCGGCGGCAACGCCACGAAGCCCGGCGATCTGCTTCGCGCCATGAACGGCAAGACGATCGAAGTGATCAACACGGACGCCGAAGGCCGCCTGATCCTCGCCGACGCCCTCAGCTACGCCGTCCAGCTCGACTTATCACCGGTCGTCGATGTCGCGACGCTCACGGGTGCGATCTCCGTCGCGCTCGGCGACGTCGCATTCGGCGTCTTCGCCAACAACGATGCGCTCGTGGAGCGTGTGAAGGCCGCAGCGACAGTCTCCGGCGAGCGCTGCTGGCAACTGCCGATGTTTCCGGAATACAAGGATCTGAACAAGAGCATGGTCGCCGATGTGAAGAACACCGGCGGTCGCAATGCCGGATCGATCGCCGCGGCGTTTTTCCTCAAGGAGTTCGTCGATGAGCGGCCCTGGGCCCACCTCGACATCGCCGGCGTGGACTTCTTCGACAAGGAGAAAGGGACGATCGTGAAGGGCGCGAGCGGCATTCCGGTGCGGACCTTGGTGAACCTCGCGCTGGACCTGGCAGAGCGCCCCTTCGCGTAATGACGCGCGTTAGCGTAAGAACGAGGGACGGATTGTTGACGGTCCGTCCCTCATCCACGCGTTTCCCAGTCGCGTTTGCACCGATCAGATCGTGTCGCCGGACGCGTAGCTCGTCGTATCCTCGCCGCGGCCGCGGGCACCGCCGGTGTCGCCCTGCATGTTGCGCCCGCGGTTACCGACGCGTTCGCCCTGCGTGGGTGACACGCCGTGGAGCATCAGTTCGGCCGTCGTCGTGCGATCGGCGACCGGCAGCGACACGACGATCACGCCGTTGTTGTACGTCACGTTCGCGCGCTCGCCATCGACGTTCGTCGGCAACTCGATCTCGCGGTGGTACGGCCCCGCCGTCCACTCATCGAGGATGATCTCGTTCTGGCCCTTCATCGCGCCGCGCAAGTCAGCATGCAGCGTCACCACTGGGCCGTCCGACACGTACACAACGATGTTCTGCGGCTCCAACCCTGGCATCGGCGCCGAGATCGTGACGCGCTCAGCGCTGCGATACACGTTCGCCGGGATCTCCTGGGTGTCCGTGTTCTGTTCGGATTGCTTGTCCTGCAACATTCACCTCCCTGGCACTGCTGCGCCGTCTCAACCAACGCTAGCTCCAGTGCAGGTACGCCGAAGCAACGGGCGCCGTGCGCGTAATGTCAAAGCACTCACAGCTCTCGCCCAACGCGCGAGCCCTGCCCGCACCGGCGGATTGTTACGACATTGCGATCCCCGTGTATGTGAAAAGCTTCTCGATTTGCGCTTTTGAAATGCGAGATGCGCTTAACTTGACGCGCCTGTGGCGGGCCGGGTTGGGGGGACAACGGAATGACACGGGTACTGATCGTCGATTACGACCAAACCATCGTCCGCATGCTCCGGCTCACCCTGCACACCAGCGGCTTCGACGTCGAGACCGCCCACGATGCCGAAACGGCCTTCGCCGCGCTGGACCGCGAGCCGCCCGACGCGATCATCCTCGACCTGGCCGTGGGAGAGATTCCCGCGGAGCGCTTCGTCCGCGAGATCCGTCGCCATGGCTGCGTCGCGCCCATCATCGTCACGTCGGCTGCCGTGAGCGGCGACCGGAGGCGGCTGGGTGCGGACGCGTTCATTCCCAAGCCGTTTCGACCGGATGCCGTGATCGAAGCCGTCGCCGCGCTGACACACTATGCGATGGATGGCGCCGCCGGCGGCTGATTCTGCCGTACACCTCGAGCGAGCAAGAACCGGGCGCACAAAGTACGCATCGCGGCGCCCGTTGACCGTGGCGCGTCGACTGTAGCGCGG is a window of Dehalococcoidia bacterium DNA encoding:
- a CDS encoding phage Gp37/Gp68 family protein, producing MSTLSSIEWTDATWNPVTGCTKVSPGCAHCYAETFAERFRGVPNHPYEQGFDLRIWEERLSLPLEWKRPKMIFVNSMSDLFHERVPDEFIKEVFDVMAEASWHIFQVLTKRPERAAALSSTLPWQPNVWMGSSVENQRFTTRIDALRSTDAHVRFLSCEPLLGPLKLDLRGIDWVIVGGESGHGARPMRADWARGVRDQCQDQGVAFFFKQWGAHDESGVRRAKKANGRILDGRKWDEMPTSATQ
- a CDS encoding response regulator; its protein translation is MTRVLIVDYDQTIVRMLRLTLHTSGFDVETAHDAETAFAALDREPPDAIILDLAVGEIPAERFVREIRRHGCVAPIIVTSAAVSGDRRRLGADAFIPKPFRPDAVIEAVAALTHYAMDGAAGG
- a CDS encoding lipocalin-like domain-containing protein; amino-acid sequence: MPASDLIGTWALLSTEWKRADGKHANPFGEGATGILIYDASGHMSAQIMRAGRPAPGAADRAGIDTAMASAVAGYVAYFGAFTIDDAEATVTHRLIGAAHPAWVGLEFVRRFEIAGDVLTLRDDLITADGVAVAAATSWQRIS
- a CDS encoding leucyl aminopeptidase; the encoded protein is MQISVESGDIQSVEAECIVVNLFEGVTAPAGATGAVNDALSGAISELIAAGDVRGKQGEMTLLHSFGKLPAKRVLIAGLGKTGDFNIDKVRELSANVARFLRGKRITRFATIAHGAGIGGLDAESCTQALAEGAVLGLYRFDRHKKTDDDAIEVAAITLVEHDATRVDAMHRAAERGTIMAEAANFARDLSNEPSNVLTPTEFAARTEKMAAEHQLGFTVFDRAKAEEMGMGAFLGVAKGSAQPPKFIMLTYRGGGEGATLGLIGKGITFDTGGISIKPAAGMEEMKGDMSGGAAVVAAMIAIARLKPKINVTALVPATENMPGGNATKPGDLLRAMNGKTIEVINTDAEGRLILADALSYAVQLDLSPVVDVATLTGAISVALGDVAFGVFANNDALVERVKAAATVSGERCWQLPMFPEYKDLNKSMVADVKNTGGRNAGSIAAAFFLKEFVDERPWAHLDIAGVDFFDKEKGTIVKGASGIPVRTLVNLALDLAERPFA
- a CDS encoding Hsp20/alpha crystallin family protein is translated as MQDKQSEQNTDTQEIPANVYRSAERVTISAPMPGLEPQNIVVYVSDGPVVTLHADLRGAMKGQNEIILDEWTAGPYHREIELPTNVDGERANVTYNNGVIVVSLPVADRTTTAELMLHGVSPTQGERVGNRGRNMQGDTGGARGRGEDTTSYASGDTI